From Chryseobacterium sp. H1D6B, a single genomic window includes:
- the yiaA gene encoding inner membrane protein YiaA has translation MKKQKVSNAFVAASWIALGAGMVGYIAGLVRAEMLLNEKGYYFTILLYGLFAVVSLQKAVRDKLENIQVTDIYYGICWFAAISSIVLLAVGLWNATILPSEKGFYAFAFLLALFGAITVQKNTRDNMIQE, from the coding sequence ATGAAAAAACAAAAAGTATCAAATGCATTCGTCGCTGCATCATGGATTGCTTTAGGAGCAGGAATGGTAGGATACATTGCAGGTCTTGTAAGAGCTGAAATGCTGCTTAATGAAAAAGGTTATTATTTCACGATCCTTCTTTATGGTTTATTTGCAGTAGTTTCTCTTCAAAAAGCGGTTCGTGACAAATTAGAGAACATCCAGGTTACGGATATTTATTATGGGATCTGCTGGTTTGCTGCAATCTCATCTATTGTATTATTAGCTGTAGGATTATGGAATGCCACTATTCTTCCAAGTGAGAAAGGGTTTTATGCCTTTGCTTTTTTACTGGCTCTTTTTGGAGCAATTACAGTTCAGAAAAATACGCGGGACAATATGATTCAAGAATAA
- a CDS encoding BspA family leucine-rich repeat surface protein produces the protein MYKKLLPFFLFILFFQITKAQKEFITVWKPSTPSTGIFNGIPYSSSDTQIWLPTRGDDYTISWEEIGYPAHHAELQNVYSAYQILIDFGTPLNPNPGSAVYRVKVSSGTGNFHQIRFVDFDLFSGDGVVGDVNKIIDVEHWGTTVWSSMNSAFFGCGYLDISASDIPNLSNVTDMSSMFTNCGSLIGNPSFKNWDTSNVTTLQGTFMGAFVFNQPIGSWNTSNVTNMGVTFNMAKAFNQPLANWDTSKVETMTAMFNHALAFNQPIGNWDLSRNLDCEFMFSNALKFNQPIGNWDTSKVIEMNNMFLFAEKFNQDIGNWDTSSVKYMHGMFYAASDFNKNIGNWNTNSVITMGNMFMNASKFNQNIGSWNTSNVIQTQQMFKNAASFNQNLGNWNLSSIIIAEDMFLNSGLNCQNYDSTLYGWSQNPATPNNISLYNASPLVYSHSAAIAARNHLINTKGWTIIGDTFNGECASVLSTSESAIGSEASIYPNPAQDFIYIKNKPASENYIILDAAGRVIKKNILNTDSVNIQFLNPGNYMLQIILKDKIQSFKFIKK, from the coding sequence ATGTATAAAAAACTTCTACCATTCTTTCTTTTTATTTTATTCTTTCAAATCACAAAAGCGCAAAAAGAATTTATTACAGTCTGGAAACCTTCCACGCCTTCTACAGGAATTTTTAACGGAATACCTTACAGCTCATCCGATACACAGATATGGCTTCCAACCCGGGGAGATGATTATACTATTTCTTGGGAAGAGATCGGCTATCCGGCTCATCATGCTGAATTACAAAATGTATATTCCGCCTACCAGATTCTTATAGACTTCGGCACTCCTTTAAATCCTAATCCCGGCAGTGCAGTCTATCGTGTAAAAGTAAGCAGCGGGACAGGTAATTTTCATCAGATAAGATTTGTAGATTTTGATTTATTCTCTGGAGACGGAGTCGTTGGTGATGTCAATAAAATAATAGATGTAGAGCATTGGGGAACAACAGTATGGTCTTCAATGAATTCGGCTTTCTTTGGATGTGGCTATCTTGATATATCAGCCTCAGACATTCCTAATCTTTCCAACGTTACCGATATGTCTTCTATGTTTACAAATTGCGGCAGTTTAATAGGAAACCCTAGTTTTAAAAACTGGGATACTTCTAATGTAACTACGCTTCAGGGTACGTTTATGGGAGCTTTTGTATTTAACCAGCCCATAGGAAGCTGGAATACCTCCAATGTTACCAATATGGGAGTTACTTTTAATATGGCCAAAGCTTTTAATCAGCCGCTGGCCAATTGGGATACTTCTAAAGTAGAAACTATGACAGCTATGTTTAATCATGCCTTAGCATTCAACCAGCCCATTGGAAATTGGGATCTGTCTAGAAATTTAGACTGTGAATTTATGTTCTCAAATGCTTTAAAATTCAACCAGCCCATTGGCAATTGGGATACTTCTAAAGTTATCGAAATGAATAATATGTTTTTATTTGCAGAGAAATTTAATCAAGACATAGGAAACTGGGATACCAGCAGTGTAAAATATATGCATGGAATGTTCTATGCTGCATCTGATTTTAATAAAAACATAGGAAACTGGAACACAAACAGTGTAATAACCATGGGAAATATGTTCATGAATGCATCTAAATTTAATCAAAACATAGGAAGCTGGAATACAAGTAATGTGATACAAACACAGCAGATGTTTAAAAATGCGGCCAGTTTTAATCAAAATTTAGGAAACTGGAATCTGTCTTCCATAATCATTGCAGAGGATATGTTCCTGAATTCCGGTCTGAACTGCCAAAACTATGACAGTACCCTATACGGATGGAGCCAAAACCCTGCAACCCCAAATAACATTTCTCTTTACAACGCTTCTCCATTAGTCTATTCCCATTCTGCAGCGATAGCAGCCAGAAATCATTTAATTAATACTAAAGGATGGACTATCATCGGAGATACCTTCAACGGAGAATGTGCATCTGTACTATCCACTTCAGAGTCTGCAATTGGAAGTGAGGCCAGTATTTATCCAAACCCAGCACAAGATTTTATTTACATAAAAAATAAACCAGCATCCGAAAATTATATCATTCTGGATGCAGCGGGAAGAGTCATAAAAAAGAATATTTTGAATACTGATTCTGTAAACATACAATTCCTAAATCCAGGAAATTATATGCTCCAGATCATTTTAAAAGATAAAATCCAGTCTTTTAAATTCATTAAAAAGTAA
- the purE gene encoding 5-(carboxyamino)imidazole ribonucleotide mutase: protein MVGIIMGSQSDLPIMELAANFLKSLNIPYELTVVSAHRTPERMFDYAKTAQERGLKVIVAGAGGAAHLPGMVASCTTLPVIGVPILSSNSIDGWDSVLSILQMPGGIPVATVALNGALNAGILAAKILGSSDQEIAGKLHKYQDSLKDKVLGTVDAIKSQHPNQYDK, encoded by the coding sequence ATGGTAGGAATTATTATGGGAAGTCAGAGTGACTTGCCGATCATGGAACTGGCTGCTAATTTTTTAAAAAGTCTAAACATTCCATATGAGCTTACAGTGGTTTCAGCGCATAGAACACCGGAAAGAATGTTTGACTATGCAAAAACAGCTCAGGAAAGAGGATTGAAAGTAATTGTTGCAGGCGCAGGAGGAGCAGCACATCTTCCAGGAATGGTAGCAAGCTGTACGACTCTGCCGGTAATTGGAGTTCCCATTTTATCCAGTAATTCTATTGACGGATGGGATTCTGTATTGTCGATTCTTCAGATGCCAGGAGGAATTCCCGTAGCAACTGTTGCTTTAAATGGAGCTTTAAATGCCGGAATTCTTGCTGCGAAAATCTTAGGGAGCAGTGATCAGGAAATCGCTGGAAAACTTCACAAATATCAGGATTCTTTGAAAGATAAAGTATTGGGAACGGTAGATGCTATCAAATCCCAGCATCCCAATCAATACGATAAATAA
- a CDS encoding EamA family transporter, producing the protein MKNYRLIFAIITVAVVWGTTFLAIRVAVETIPAWFVAGIRQFLASIIMLIVLLSRQEFKWIGWNNLKYQIIFSSLMLVVANGMTTVAEETVSSSLASLISASSPILVFLGSVAIGLQKFSYRALIGVLMCFSGILFIFWDGLKDLANPDYRMGIIFLFCAISGWASGTIFTKKLNIQSGNITLNLFYQFAFAGIVQIIFAFLFSENYNFGNWTTKSITAMIYLAVFGSVAAFFAFHYALTKISPVQVSILAYINTIIAIFLGWLILNEAISVKFIMAAVLIILGVFIINYKPEMFRKTKSAST; encoded by the coding sequence TTGAAAAATTACAGACTTATTTTTGCAATTATTACAGTTGCTGTTGTTTGGGGCACTACCTTTCTGGCTATCAGAGTAGCTGTTGAAACTATTCCCGCCTGGTTTGTAGCAGGAATTCGTCAGTTCCTGGCTTCTATTATTATGCTTATTGTTCTTCTGTCCCGACAAGAGTTCAAATGGATCGGATGGAACAATTTAAAATATCAGATTATTTTCTCTTCATTAATGCTTGTTGTTGCCAACGGTATGACAACCGTGGCCGAAGAAACTGTGTCCAGCAGTTTAGCTTCTTTAATAAGTGCATCCTCTCCTATTCTGGTGTTTTTAGGAAGTGTAGCCATCGGATTACAGAAATTCAGTTATAGAGCACTCATTGGAGTCTTAATGTGTTTCAGCGGTATTCTTTTTATTTTTTGGGACGGCCTCAAAGATTTAGCCAACCCGGACTACAGGATGGGAATTATTTTCCTGTTTTGTGCCATTTCAGGCTGGGCTTCAGGAACAATATTTACTAAAAAACTAAACATCCAAAGCGGCAATATCACTCTGAATCTTTTTTACCAGTTTGCTTTCGCAGGAATTGTCCAGATTATTTTTGCATTTCTATTTTCAGAAAACTATAATTTCGGAAACTGGACCACCAAAAGTATTACGGCGATGATTTATTTAGCTGTTTTTGGTTCCGTTGCAGCCTTTTTCGCATTCCATTATGCTTTGACTAAAATATCACCAGTCCAGGTTTCTATTCTTGCTTACATCAATACGATCATCGCAATTTTCTTAGGATGGCTGATTTTAAATGAAGCTATTTCTGTGAAATTTATCATGGCTGCAGTTTTAATTATATTGGGAGTATTTATTATTAATTATAAACCTGAAATGTTTAGAAAAACTAAATCAGCTTCTACTTAA
- a CDS encoding cation:proton antiporter, translated as MILLSIHNLSFPIEDPVLKFLLVLVIILAAPLLLNKIKVPHLLGLIIAGAVIGPNGFNVLARDSSIVVTGTTGLLYIMFLAGLEIDMGDFKKNKWKSLTFGIYTFTVPFVLGFLGAHYLLHFPMLTSILFASLFSSHTLIAYPLVSKLGIAKNLAVNITVGGTMITDILALLVLAVIVGMSQGDVGTAFWTQLSVSFIIFALIVLFIFPIIGRWFFKKVDDKISQYIFVLVMIYLAAMLAELAGVEAIIGAFFAGLALNRLIPHTSSLMNRVEFVGNAIFIPFFLISVGMLIDFKVFFKSLETLEVASIMLVASIGGKYLSAVATQKTFRLTKEEGKLIFGLSSASAAATLASVMVGYNIILSESETGEPVRLLNEHVLNGSILLILISCTISSFISMASAQKIAESDNEDTVSGNSHEEENLLLAVNHEKTVERMVNLGILIKAHSNTEHFFALNVINEDKNESSVKNAEKLLHQASDTAVAADVKLQPLKRYDNDVVNGINNVIKEQKITDLIIGLEDEKGFSPSFVYNLYNGYLQNHDVNVLVYHAAQPISTIKKYAVMIPANAHKEAGFFHALLRVWNVARNSGATMTFYAPENILDILQRIIKKANIEAEFIIMNTWHDGEKTAAELKQDEALIVLMAKRGMQSYIPQMRLMPELLNRNLKENNYLLIFPFSEYDKNNPEKRSVGNHGDFMEIGNIIQKIFK; from the coding sequence ATGATCTTACTGAGCATCCATAATCTGAGTTTTCCCATAGAAGATCCGGTACTAAAATTCCTATTAGTCCTTGTGATCATTCTTGCGGCACCGCTTTTACTGAACAAAATTAAAGTCCCGCATTTGTTGGGGCTGATTATTGCAGGCGCTGTAATAGGTCCAAACGGTTTTAATGTACTGGCCAGAGACAGCAGCATTGTTGTTACCGGTACTACGGGTCTCCTTTATATCATGTTTCTGGCAGGTTTAGAAATAGACATGGGAGATTTTAAGAAGAACAAATGGAAAAGTCTCACCTTCGGAATATATACTTTTACCGTACCTTTTGTTTTAGGCTTTCTGGGAGCGCATTATCTGCTGCATTTTCCGATGCTCACCTCAATCCTTTTTGCAAGTTTGTTTTCCTCCCATACTTTGATTGCTTATCCATTGGTAAGTAAGCTGGGAATTGCAAAAAATCTGGCGGTTAATATTACCGTGGGAGGAACGATGATCACAGATATTTTAGCCCTTTTGGTTCTTGCCGTTATAGTCGGAATGTCCCAGGGAGATGTGGGCACCGCATTTTGGACGCAGCTTTCTGTTTCTTTCATCATTTTCGCTCTGATTGTTTTATTTATATTTCCCATTATAGGACGCTGGTTTTTTAAAAAAGTAGATGATAAAATATCTCAGTATATTTTTGTACTGGTGATGATTTATCTGGCTGCAATGCTTGCTGAACTTGCCGGTGTGGAAGCCATTATTGGAGCTTTCTTTGCAGGGCTTGCCTTAAACAGACTGATTCCACATACCTCATCGCTGATGAACCGCGTAGAATTTGTAGGAAATGCTATCTTCATTCCTTTCTTTTTGATCAGTGTAGGAATGCTGATCGATTTTAAGGTATTTTTTAAAAGCTTAGAAACTCTTGAAGTTGCTTCCATCATGCTTGTGGCTTCAATCGGCGGAAAATACCTTTCAGCTGTAGCTACTCAAAAAACCTTCCGTCTTACGAAAGAAGAAGGAAAACTTATTTTCGGTTTAAGTTCTGCTTCTGCGGCCGCCACTTTAGCATCCGTGATGGTAGGATATAATATTATCCTTTCTGAAAGTGAAACAGGAGAACCCGTAAGATTATTGAACGAACATGTATTAAATGGAAGTATTCTTTTAATTCTTATCTCATGTACGATTTCCTCTTTTATTTCTATGGCCAGCGCTCAAAAAATCGCGGAAAGCGACAACGAGGATACAGTATCCGGCAACAGCCATGAAGAAGAAAATCTGCTGCTAGCTGTAAATCATGAGAAAACTGTAGAAAGAATGGTGAATCTAGGGATTCTGATAAAAGCTCATTCTAATACGGAACATTTCTTTGCACTGAATGTAATCAATGAAGATAAAAATGAGTCGTCCGTAAAAAACGCTGAAAAACTGCTTCATCAGGCTTCCGATACTGCGGTTGCTGCAGATGTAAAGCTACAGCCTCTTAAACGATACGACAATGATGTGGTCAATGGTATCAACAACGTTATAAAAGAACAAAAAATTACAGACCTTATTATCGGGCTAGAGGATGAAAAAGGCTTTTCTCCTTCTTTCGTGTACAATCTATACAACGGCTATCTTCAGAATCATGATGTGAACGTCCTGGTTTATCATGCAGCACAGCCTATTTCTACGATTAAGAAATATGCAGTTATGATTCCTGCCAATGCCCACAAAGAAGCCGGATTTTTCCACGCTCTTCTCAGAGTATGGAATGTAGCAAGAAATTCTGGCGCAACGATGACTTTCTATGCACCGGAAAACATTTTGGACATCCTTCAGAGAATCATTAAAAAAGCCAATATAGAAGCTGAGTTCATCATTATGAATACGTGGCATGACGGAGAAAAAACGGCCGCCGAGCTTAAACAAGACGAAGCTCTTATTGTGCTGATGGCCAAAAGAGGGATGCAGTCTTATATTCCTCAAATGAGACTGATGCCTGAGCTTCTCAACAGAAACTTAAAAGAAAATAATTATCTCCTTATATTCCCTTTCTCTGAATATGATAAAAATAATCCGGAGAAGCGTTCAGTTGGAAACCACGGAGATTTCATGGAGATCGGAAATATTATCCAGAAGATTTTTAAGTAG
- a CDS encoding DUF308 domain-containing protein produces MPNLLKSFRNSVKHWYIPLILGILFILFGIYVFSSPLETYLALSVLFSVSFIVSGLFDIFFSLNNTKFLNGWGWYLITGLLSLAMGIYLVTYPKISMTILPFIVGFTVMFRSFQLLGISFDLKEAHILRWGNLAVFSILGIILSFMLLANPIFSGISLVVLTGLSFIFVGAASVVLAFNLKKLKNYPNKLSSELKERIETLQNEINDKMK; encoded by the coding sequence ATGCCAAATCTATTAAAATCATTTAGAAACTCAGTGAAGCACTGGTACATTCCGCTTATTTTAGGAATTCTGTTTATTCTATTCGGGATTTATGTTTTTTCATCCCCTCTTGAAACTTATTTAGCATTATCTGTTCTATTCAGTGTGTCTTTTATTGTTTCGGGTCTTTTCGACATCTTTTTCTCTTTAAACAATACGAAATTCCTGAATGGGTGGGGCTGGTACCTTATCACTGGATTATTATCACTGGCTATGGGGATATATTTAGTCACATATCCTAAAATCTCAATGACCATACTTCCTTTTATAGTAGGATTTACAGTGATGTTCCGGTCTTTTCAGTTATTGGGAATCTCCTTTGATCTGAAAGAAGCACATATACTAAGATGGGGGAACCTTGCTGTTTTCAGTATTCTAGGGATCATATTATCTTTTATGCTTTTGGCGAATCCTATATTCTCAGGGATCTCTTTAGTAGTCCTTACAGGGCTGTCTTTTATTTTTGTAGGTGCTGCTTCTGTTGTTTTAGCTTTTAATTTGAAAAAATTAAAAAATTATCCTAATAAACTCAGCAGTGAACTGAAGGAAAGAATAGAAACCCTGCAGAATGAAATTAATGACAAGATGAAATAA
- a CDS encoding 5-(carboxyamino)imidazole ribonucleotide synthase: MKIGILGGGQLGRMLIQSALKYDDQFYTLDPASDAPCHNISYFTQGSFNDYQTVLDFGKDKDVVTIEIEHVNAEALAALENQGVKVVPNAKIIKTIQQKILQKEFYKVHGIPSPEFQIVWNSDEKIMMPLPFVQKMNTGGYDGKGVQVIRTEDDYQHLWKEASVLESLVDIDKELSVIVARNENGETKTFPVTEMVADPKLNLLDFNICPVFLNEDIQKQIDSITAKFLQAVNSPGLFAIELFLDKEGKIWVNETAPRLHNSGHQTQEGNANSQFEQMYRVVKNLPLADTDAFTYSGMLNLVGAEGFSGKVIYEGMDEVLKLPKTYVHLYGKTETKPGRKMGHINVLADSREELMEKLVKVKGMVRVIA; this comes from the coding sequence ATGAAAATAGGAATTTTAGGAGGCGGACAGCTGGGAAGAATGCTGATACAGAGTGCTTTGAAATATGATGATCAATTTTACACGCTGGATCCGGCTTCTGATGCCCCATGCCATAATATCTCCTACTTTACGCAGGGAAGTTTTAATGATTATCAGACCGTTTTAGATTTTGGAAAAGATAAAGATGTTGTTACGATTGAGATTGAACACGTAAATGCAGAGGCTTTGGCCGCACTTGAAAACCAAGGGGTGAAAGTAGTTCCGAATGCAAAAATCATTAAAACCATTCAGCAGAAGATCCTTCAAAAAGAGTTTTATAAAGTTCATGGTATTCCAAGTCCGGAATTTCAGATCGTCTGGAACAGTGATGAGAAGATCATGATGCCGCTGCCTTTTGTTCAGAAAATGAATACAGGAGGGTATGACGGAAAAGGAGTTCAGGTCATTAGAACAGAGGACGATTATCAGCATCTATGGAAGGAAGCTTCCGTTCTTGAAAGTCTGGTGGATATTGATAAAGAACTTTCCGTAATTGTAGCAAGAAATGAAAACGGCGAAACCAAAACTTTTCCGGTTACAGAAATGGTGGCTGATCCAAAATTGAATTTATTAGACTTTAATATCTGCCCTGTTTTTCTGAATGAAGATATTCAGAAGCAGATCGATTCAATTACAGCGAAATTTTTACAGGCTGTAAATTCTCCGGGACTTTTCGCGATAGAATTATTCCTGGACAAAGAAGGAAAGATCTGGGTGAATGAAACGGCTCCAAGATTACATAATTCCGGACATCAGACGCAGGAAGGAAATGCCAATTCACAGTTTGAGCAGATGTACCGCGTGGTGAAAAATTTACCGCTTGCTGATACGGATGCTTTCACGTACAGCGGAATGCTGAATTTAGTGGGAGCAGAAGGATTTTCAGGAAAAGTAATTTATGAAGGGATGGATGAAGTTTTAAAGCTTCCAAAGACCTATGTCCATCTTTACGGAAAAACAGAAACTAAGCCTGGAAGAAAAATGGGACACATCAATGTGCTGGCAGATTCAAGAGAAGAACTGATGGAAAAGCTGGTTAAAGTGAAAGGAATGGTGAGAGTGATTGCTTAA
- a CDS encoding DUF1543 domain-containing protein, whose product MKLFYIILGATPKGRNIEQHDVFFGIAENLKDLVPDMKDFWKEAEGKIHIDCYQEVKFADGYEVKIVEKTNETSENQLYFINLGGYKRGYFEEFHEQHLMVGSSMGEIVKKAKGTEFYKTMGFESAVSHIDDKHGVDIDDIFNVNDILPESMKQKYSIVLEKTETENQENIIGLGYLKIDKV is encoded by the coding sequence ATGAAATTATTCTATATTATCCTCGGTGCTACGCCTAAAGGCAGAAATATTGAACAGCATGATGTATTCTTTGGAATCGCGGAAAACCTTAAAGATCTGGTACCGGATATGAAAGATTTCTGGAAAGAAGCAGAAGGGAAAATCCATATCGACTGTTATCAGGAAGTGAAATTTGCAGATGGATATGAAGTGAAAATTGTTGAGAAAACAAATGAAACTTCTGAAAATCAATTGTATTTTATTAATCTGGGAGGTTATAAAAGAGGATATTTTGAAGAGTTTCATGAGCAGCACCTAATGGTAGGAAGTTCTATGGGTGAGATCGTAAAAAAAGCAAAGGGCACTGAATTTTATAAAACGATGGGATTTGAAAGTGCAGTAAGCCACATCGATGATAAGCATGGAGTAGATATTGATGATATTTTTAATGTTAATGATATTCTTCCAGAAAGCATGAAACAAAAATATTCAATTGTTTTAGAAAAGACTGAAACGGAGAATCAGGAAAATATAATAGGGCTGGGGTATTTGAAAATTGATAAAGTTTAA
- a CDS encoding sulfite exporter TauE/SafE family protein → MSEIIILFLGAISAGLLGSLTGLGGGVIIIPLLTLGFGVPMHYAIGASLISVVGTSSGAAVAFVKEGFTNMRIGMFLEIATTAGAIIGALVSGMLNPNTIGIIFASILLLTVILNLKGKPDHQEPLIKGSLEEKLKLYGTFPDKGVIKNYAARNTIPGFFMMMFAGAMSGLLGIGSGALKVLAMDNMMKLPFKVSTTTSNFMIGVTAVASSLIYFQRGEIIPVIVAPVLVGVVIGSFIGSKTLMVSKTKKLKIFFAVVITILSVYMMYNGINQSFR, encoded by the coding sequence ATGTCGGAAATCATTATTCTCTTCCTTGGAGCAATCTCAGCAGGCCTTTTGGGTTCGCTTACAGGATTAGGAGGAGGAGTTATCATCATCCCCTTATTGACGCTGGGTTTTGGCGTTCCTATGCATTATGCAATTGGCGCTTCTTTAATTTCTGTGGTCGGTACCTCTTCTGGTGCTGCTGTAGCTTTTGTAAAAGAAGGTTTTACTAATATGAGAATCGGAATGTTTTTGGAGATCGCTACTACTGCAGGCGCCATCATCGGAGCTTTGGTTTCAGGAATGCTGAATCCAAATACGATCGGAATTATATTCGCCAGTATTCTTCTTCTTACGGTTATTTTAAACCTTAAAGGAAAGCCTGACCATCAGGAACCTTTAATAAAAGGAAGTTTGGAGGAAAAACTGAAATTATACGGAACTTTTCCTGATAAAGGCGTAATCAAAAATTATGCAGCAAGAAATACAATTCCCGGATTTTTCATGATGATGTTTGCAGGAGCAATGTCTGGACTTCTAGGAATAGGCTCAGGAGCATTGAAAGTGCTGGCCATGGACAATATGATGAAACTGCCGTTTAAAGTTTCTACAACAACGAGTAATTTCATGATCGGTGTAACGGCTGTTGCGAGTTCATTAATTTATTTTCAGAGAGGTGAAATCATTCCCGTTATTGTTGCACCGGTATTAGTAGGTGTTGTAATAGGAAGTTTTATCGGTTCTAAAACATTAATGGTTTCCAAAACAAAAAAACTGAAAATATTCTTTGCAGTGGTTATTACCATACTTTCAGTTTATATGATGTATAACGGAATAAACCAAAGCTTTAGATGA
- a CDS encoding DUF1634 domain-containing protein: MRKNFTDVDLNRSVGNLLRLGVILSVIISIIGFIKLFLEGFKMPKNYSSLETGSSSEKVWSYFWAALCKGEGMAIIQLGILVLIFTPLMRIVFALIGYLKEKDYVYVVISSIVLAIMAISFFTGYAH, translated from the coding sequence ATGAGAAAGAATTTCACAGATGTTGATCTAAACCGTTCCGTAGGAAATCTTCTTAGGCTGGGCGTTATTTTATCGGTAATTATATCTATTATCGGGTTTATTAAACTTTTTTTAGAGGGCTTTAAAATGCCCAAAAACTATTCTTCTTTGGAGACAGGTTCTTCTTCGGAAAAAGTATGGAGCTATTTCTGGGCCGCTTTATGTAAAGGGGAAGGCATGGCTATTATCCAGCTGGGAATTCTCGTGCTGATTTTTACGCCTCTAATGAGAATTGTTTTTGCATTGATAGGCTACCTTAAAGAAAAGGACTATGTCTACGTGGTTATTTCTTCCATAGTTTTAGCAATTATGGCTATAAGTTTCTTTACGGGATACGCACACTAA
- a CDS encoding VOC family protein, whose translation MKIHHIAIICSNYEVSKKFYTDVLGLHIIREVYREERRSYKLDLGIGDQYVIELFSFPDPPKRPSHPESCGLRHLAFSVESVDEKRRELMGKSLECEEIRFDEFTMKRFFFTQDPDGLPLEFYEM comes from the coding sequence ATGAAAATTCATCATATCGCCATCATCTGTTCCAATTATGAAGTTTCTAAAAAATTCTATACAGATGTTTTGGGATTACATATTATCCGTGAAGTATACCGCGAAGAAAGAAGATCTTATAAATTAGACTTAGGTATCGGAGATCAGTATGTAATTGAATTGTTTTCGTTTCCAGATCCGCCCAAAAGACCCTCACATCCAGAATCATGCGGTTTGAGACATCTGGCTTTTTCAGTAGAAAGTGTGGATGAAAAGAGGCGTGAATTAATGGGAAAAAGTTTAGAGTGCGAAGAAATCCGTTTCGATGAGTTTACAATGAAAAGATTTTTCTTCACCCAGGATCCAGACGGACTTCCGCTGGAATTTTATGAAATGTAA